CACACAGTCGCACAGGATCTGAAACAACCAAGTCCGATTACTGGAGTGCGGAGACATGCACACATTCACCGGTGCTTCTGCATTGAATCCTTTATCGGGTGGCAGGGAACCTCTGTGACTAATAAAATTACTATCGACTGGTTATTAGCTTCCCAATAAATATGGGGTCACTGTAACTAATGAGACTGTGAATGATAATATTAGCTTCCCGAATGACTATGAGCTATCAATCAACAACAAGCGAACAGCCTAGTGCATTTCAAATCAAAGTTCATTTTCACTGCAATCAACAACAAGCAAACAGCCTAGTTCACTGAGCTTGACAGATGATTGATTTGGGTGACATGCATTTCACAACTTACTGCTGCCGTCGGGCGTCCTCCTCCGGCTTGCGTGGGCGCGGTCGGCGGCctgcggcgtgggcgcgcggtCGGCAGCCGGGCGGGGCGGGCTGTGGCGTGGGCTGCCTGCGGCGTGAGGGCGGTGGCGTGGACGACCtgcggcgtgaggtcggcggcgtggcgagcgtgGTCAGCGACCTGGTCGtggtcggtggcggcggcgcggcggcagttTGATGGCGGCGCAGCACAGTTTGTGTGCGCGTGCGGCCGAATTGAGGGGATATATCGTttcttttgccgagtgcctgttGATACGGCGCTCGGCAAaggtgttttttttatttttgtttaggCTATTGCggaataaaaaacaaaaaaatacctttgccgagtgtcccaggccatgacactcggcaaacatgcCTCTTTGCCGAGTTCCATTCCCGACATTCGGCAAACTGGCCTCTTTGTCGAGTGTCATtttcaggcactcggcaaatcattttttattttttttcttcttgccCCCAAACTTTTCTGGTGTGTCCCTGCATTACCTGGAACTACATGTTCAATTTTGGCATGTTTCTCGAGGAGTTTGCTATGTTTAGTAAATTAGTTCCATTTAATTGGATTTCTTCggataattcaaatttgaactgcaaATCATTCGAATAATGGAAAAAATGGAtggaaaaatgatattcatgttgTTGAGTGTAAGTTGAGACCGTATCCAGGAACAAACCACAAATTTCGAACGTCTTGTTCACGAAACATGACCACGAACTTGCGATCCAGTTATTTTTAAATCATATAAAAAGCAAACGAGGTCAGAAAATCATGAAACTTGTCAAGATGTCATGATATCATGTGTGGAGGCTGTGATAAAAATTTGGCAACATTTCGTGAAAGATTGTCACGTACGATGCTTACCACCTCGTCGGCCTCCACATGAAATCCTGAAACTTCTTCGGAGATTCTTCGGTTTGTAAGCATcgtattagacaacttagtatttatttattaatataacagaggtttgagtcgatcaaggcttacccaaagttgtatggtatgaatatataggatttgtaactttgcttagtcaacgaatcgtacatgttttcgcacgtttccttgtaactttcgttgatcagtttctggttgactagcaaaggagacatgaagtcgatctgatggtgccattgATGTTTTCGGCTTCATtggatctcctgtctaaacgatgcaatagaaattttataatgcacacatataattatgttcttgttaacaaaaagtattaatgtagatgtaagtgatacttacaaaacccaaatggtgatgatagaggcgtcgagggcttgtcgatggtaaatgtgatataaattatggaagtacacccagaagtcatcctccctgcggaagaaatcatggtcacgatacttgactccaaacattttcccttcgtcttttgccattcgcaggtaccatatatgcaaattgaacatctgtgtgcctagacttttctcctcttcctcagtgacaaacggttttccatgctggaatggagtaatagtgcgagcgatagggatttttgcctccacatgccccgttgcctcctctagcattaatccagtttcagaaagaaatattgcgaCCTGTAGGTCCGcttggagttgtacgtccgtcgggtgtaggagtggcaaccctggcacccggaggggctcgagttctttttgttgtgtgccaagctgaggaatggtcttgccacattttttcttcagatttctcaccttgtgtgcctttgtcagagtacaaTCATAGTCTGAGGGTAAGCTTTTCAggtttggtgggttgtctaggtttgcgagaagctttttccctagttctagaggtacattttccctcggcggggggactttaggcttcaattgttcttttatatatcgagcagtctcctcttccaactccccagtggttttctcgtaggttaattgtctttcgaccgttttctgcttcttctttgaaggTCCAGcggctgggagggatgctgtctttttctttcccttttctagtgtaggaggtgttggagtactcgtggccctttgcgccggcggagacggtggtgaaggaggtggtagtggggacggcggtgaggtaggccgcggagacgggcgatcggtctgcacgggagccgttgtgcttgcagtaagtttgatgtcggccttgagccatagaacgaccccgtgcagtgcgtctcccaatgtcttctctccatcccctccaatgaagtcgagctcaagatcctcattgtttccaactatctgctcgactgtgatggaggtgtagccaggaggtatcggccttccatgaattgtagtagaaggattctgGGGCAGGGCTGatccgtatgcgacatgaatggatatatttcttgctcgcacatgaagctcgcacggtgtcggcatggtgacatcatctactggatacctctggtcatctaccgccgttggctcaatctggggttgctgttccgcttgtacgtcgggcgccgccgtggatgcagagctgctgcgtcgctgagaggccgggcttatcacaacatccgggtgcgacccagcagtgcccctttggttcagagctagctgcaccgcctcattgaccctggcgtccatctgagattccaaggacgcaaccttcttgatcatcttttcttctatggcacgaagtttctcttcctgttctgctttgctctttcggtgagccttataagagggatctccggcccaagcaactttccatgggaccacgccgatgccgcgggctcgtctaGGGTGTttcggattctttaatgcccttgtgagctcatcattctccctttgaggatggaatgttccttgttgagtctcatctattgcagcgactagatcgcggggcacttcttgcatatgctcgggcacgaccaaacttccatccaactggtttagtgtcacgccattagcaaataaccaccacttggatctatccggccaatcccaagtcgccggcctgatgcctctatctataaggtcctgctccatcttctgccattttttaactgacttcttgtacccgccagccccaaggtggtggctgtactttttatttgctgcattcaccttggcttgttcggattttttttgggcttcctctgatagtttgtattgtttgaactcctcccagtatggtttaacctgaggaagatcgtcccagttcggcaccttatccttcttgatgtaattggtgtacaacttcttcttcaaagttgcaaaggcaagggccatctttctcaaggcacatttcttcacaagttcttggtcaactccttcagaaagagtgaacatatccttgagttctgcccatagcatttccttctgatgtgcaggcacggcgtgttgctattcttcgggtttggtcgttttccatagtcttgtggtgatcggaattcttgcccgaacaataaccccacattggttgacaaattttgtgctagcatcctctggagcacttggacagccctctgcatCCACTTCTCTgatgacctgtcttccctccgttttcttggttggccggcgtctcccttttgactggctcaacgaagtcgatgcggaggtcaactaaattacagaaaagatatgttaatcgcaaaactaatctaccgaagtcaccatgcatatagttttaagattcgtactggaacatgctgctgttgattgggcggcggcacaaagtcatcatcttcttcatcggcatctccagacatattcaggaacgaatctgctgtccgagcatcttcttcagcgattggctgggtggtgttgaccctcgtatcttcgtttattgtgtccaacatgtattgcccggcggcctgctcatcaccgaaggggtccatccttaactgaaaccgtaaaaatgtgttagagtatttgtccatccttaaatgaagcaggagaataaaattctttgaacgaatatgcgtgtttgagagagagtgtgtgtgtgtatgttagagcgacagagaaagagagagagagttagtgagtgtgtgtgtgtcgtggaacggggtcgaggaaccgggtcgaggaacggggttgagggtcgaggtctagagttgagggtcgagggatggcgaatgtgtgagttagagagcgaatacgaaattactcgtcatcgttactcgtcgtcgttactcatcgtcgttacacgagttacatgataaatacatgagttacagaaatacatgataaatacataaatacaagcattattcactctctatttaaatacatgattaaacaaagtctctctaataactaaattctataactaaattatacactatatataaaggatataaagtggctaggaaagtccttataggcgtacagtattgatgaaatgcagtatgaaaatgtatttaaagtgataggtgttgttcatgttttacttgtcttcctcaaactgcccctgctgctcaaactgctcagaagatggctgctctgggtactggtactggggctcctcagatgtatcaacgtctactcacgaacacatggccaaaagcaaggcacacaataagcatacaagcaaacactaacaaaagctaagaaacagtacatcaatacataaaaacagcacactaaactagtctaaaactattctatgcattacaacgatcccgtgggtataaagaacgcctaaaacggagctaaaacgcaaaatctaggcctaaaacaagttctaggggcttatctgcgagaaaaactaggttacagggggttttctgcaaaaaccgagggcccaaacgtaattaaaccttagattcaGGGGCTAACCCGCAAAAACAtcagggctggactgcgggtactaaatctagaaaggtcaggggggtctGAGTAAAAACCTGGGCCAAactgcaattacttttgaatagaggtggactgcgggttgatattaagaaaaccgaggggctctttaacaaaagcgccaggcgaaccggtatgTTTGGATAcaggccgttggatctcgatctggtggtccagatctgatcggttTGGGTTCTAATCGCGGGCGTCCATCTCTGATCGGACGGATCTGGGCAACgggcgcgcagggcggcggcggaacaccgccggagcagagctccgcggcggcgagctcgccggagaaggtgTTCTGGGGACTTGTACATAGAGTGAAAGAGTATAAAATTGGTGGTCTCATGTAGGTCTATATAAAATTTATAttgcccgtagcaacgcacgggcactatGCTAGTTATTATCAAAGTTTGAAAGGTTGACAAGACAAAGTCTACATAACATAAGTAGCAGTTGAGGTTCTGAGGTATCCAAGCTTAAGTGACTAACAAACACAAAAATTATGTAAAATAGCACAAGACAAAGATCTAGCAACCCTTATGATATACCAGGCCCCCTGTCTAACTTTCTTGTGCGTTAGGTTAGTCCTCTTTCGCCTCTTCCACTGAATCCATAGCAGGTGCTGCAGATTTCATCTTGGCCTTCTTCAGTGTTTCCACTAAACGTGCCAAGCAGTCATCTGCTTCTCTCCTCCTCTTGACCCGCAGCATGAGGTTACCGGCCACGTCTGCCGGTGCCCCATTCATCCCATCGAGCAATCGATCGATTTCACCGTTCCTCTTGCCCCGCGGCATGAGGCTACCAGCCACGTCTGCCGGAGTTGTGTCGATCTCATCGAGCAGTTGCCCGATTTCACCGAATAGTGAATGTTCGGTGATATAGCTCTTAGCGAGCATCTTGAAGCCCTCGAACCGGCAGTAGGACATCTCAATGTGCCTGTCCATCCTACCCCGCCGGATCAGCGCCGGGTCGAGCCGGTCAACGTGGTTCGTGGTGAACACGAAGATCCGCTCCGTGCCACAGGCCGACCACAGCCCGTCGACGAAGCTGAGCAGCCCCGACAGCGTCACTTTGCCTTTGTCTTTATTCTTGTCGGACAGCTCTATCGTCACCTGGTGGTTGTCGTCTTTCTCTTCGGCTGCCTCCTTGCTCTCGCGCTTGGTGGTGAGTTCGACCTCGATCGCGTCGATGTCCTCGATAACGATGATGGATCTGTCCGTCGTATCAAGGAAGAGCTTCCGCAGCTCGGCGTTGTCCTTGATGGATGTTAGGTCGAGGTCGTAGACATCATACTCGAGGAAGTTGGCCATAGCCCCGATCATGGTGGACTTGCCTGTGCCCGGCGGCCCATGCAGGAGGTATCCCCGCTTCCATGCCTTGCCGACCTTGGAGTGGTACTCCTTCGCCTCACGGAATGCCGTGAGATCCTCCATGATCTCGACCTTCTTGCTGTGGTCCATGGCGAGCATGTCGAACTTCGCCGGGGGATTGTACGGGACCCTGATCCAATGGCTCTTCCCATCTCGGGAGTGGTTGGTGAACAGTAGCCTCTGCCGGTTCGTGGCGATTAGCTCGTGCCACTCCCGGACAACGCTGGGCAGGTAGGAGTCGACCACAAGTGTGCGGTGGCGCTTGAGAAACACCAGCCTGTAGCACCGAGGCTCGTCGGAGTCCCCAGTGAAGAGGCTGATGACGGTGCCCCCCTTGTTCTTGGCGGATTTGGGGCACAGCCTCCACCACATGCGGACTCCCTCGAAGTTGTCGACGACCTCCTGGTTCTCGTCCAGACTGATAAGCGGGTCGTCGTACTTGCTGTTGTTGCGGAGCTCGGCCTTGAGCTTGCTTGCATGATCCAAGCACGCCCTTCTCAGGTAGGTGGAGACGGCGTCGAATAATTTGTTCCGACCGATCCTCTCTTGACCGTACTCGGAGATGGTGATCTGCTCATAGGGGTTGAAGTAGGACATCACCATGGGAACCAAGCTACTGATGATGTACCTAGCCTCATCATGGACGTGCTCCGGCATCCTCGACCAAAGCAAGCCGAAGCCAGCCATGGCCGACCCGAACCCTACCCACTTCTCCACAGATAACGCCATGAATGCACACTGCAGCCCCTACTCACGTAATCAAGCTAGCTGGCTCTCTGTAATGGTTGCCGTTGTGGCTGTGTATGTTTATTGTTGCTTCTATGCCCTCGGCTTATATAATCGGTGATTTGGCGCGTAAATTATCCGCACGGCATCGTCGAAATTTCGTCGAAGCAATTAAGTGCAAGAGGTGCTATTTCGACGAAATTTCGGCGGGCGTAGATGAAAAGCAACTTTAGGCTTGGGTACCAGCACGAGAGGGGCCTATCACCACCATGTTGGGTCTAGGATTTTGTTTGGAATCTCTGGATGCGTGGGTGGACCAGAGTTGAGAGCCAACGTCAATAGGCCGGACGGTTAACTGCTATTTATAAaagaactagcaaggtggcccgcgctaatagcgcgggtagctagttttttatttaattctttaaaaatatttacattgacagaagagatgtattttgtaatttatttaCCTCTCATTTGCTCTTGTTGAATATTATACTACTTGCAACTTTTTATGCATAGGAGTTCATATCAATCATCACTTTTTATGTTGCTTTATTCTATATTATAGTTGCATATTTT
This genomic interval from Panicum virgatum strain AP13 chromosome 8K, P.virgatum_v5, whole genome shotgun sequence contains the following:
- the LOC120644551 gene encoding AAA-ATPase At3g28580-like isoform X1 — translated: MALSVEKWVGFGSAMAGFGLLWSRMPEHVHDEARYIISSLVPMVMSYFNPYEQITISEYGQERIGRNKLFDAVSTYLRRACLDHASKLKAELRNNSKYDDPLISLDENQEVVDNFEGVRMWWRLCPKSAKNKGGTVISLFTGDSDEPRCYRLVFLKRHRTLVVDSYLPSVVREWHELIATNRQRLLFTNHSRDGKSHWIRVPYNPPAKFDMLAMDHSKKVEIMEDLTAFREAKEYHSKVGKAWKRGYLLHGPPGTGKSTMIGAMANFLEYDVYDLDLTSIKDNAELRKLFLDTTDRSIIVIEDIDAIEVELTTKRESKEAAEEKDDNHQVTIELSDKNKDKGKVTLSGLLSFVDGLWSACGTERIFVFTTNHVDRLDPALIRRGRMDRHIEMSYCRFEGFKMLAKSYITEHSLFGEIGQLLDEIDTTPADVAGSLMPRGKRNGEIDRLLDGMNGAPADVAGNLMLRVKRRREADDCLARLVETLKKAKMKSAAPAMDSVEEAKED
- the LOC120644551 gene encoding AAA-ATPase At3g28580-like isoform X2; protein product: MALSVEKWVGFGSAMAGFGLLWSRMPEHVHDEARYIISSLVPMVMSYFNPYEQITISEYGQERIGRNKLFDAVSTYLRRACLDHASKLKAELRNNSKYDDPLISLDENQEVVDNFEGVRMWWRLCPKSAKNKGGTVISLFTGDSDEPRCYRLVFLKRHRTLVVDSYLPSVVREWHELIATNRQRLLFTNHSRDGKSHWIRVPYNPPAKFDMLAMDHSKKVEIMEDLTAFREAKEYHSKVGKAWKRGYLLHGPPGTGKSTMIGAMANFLEYDVYDLDLTSIKDNAELRKLFLDTTDRSIIVIEDIDAIEVELTTKRESKEAAEEKDDNHQVTIELSDKNKDKGKVTLSGLLSFVDGLWSACGTERIFVFTTNHVDRLDPALIRRGRMDRHIEMSYCRFEGFKMLAKSYITEHSLFGEIGQLLDEIDTTPADVAGSLMPRVKRRREADDCLARLVETLKKAKMKSAAPAMDSVEEAKED